A window of Phoenix dactylifera cultivar Barhee BC4 unplaced genomic scaffold, palm_55x_up_171113_PBpolish2nd_filt_p 000797F, whole genome shotgun sequence genomic DNA:
GGAGATCAGCTATGCATAGGCATGCCAGCAATGGTACTTGCCCATGAGGATTTTACAGGATTGCCAGATTTTGGTCTTGAAACGGACTCATCTAACTCAAACCAGTCAGGTTTGGACATAATTATGATCTATTGcatcttcttcttgatcttggtaGCATTTTATTCTTTTAACATAGAAGTAATGGCCTAAGCATATTATGGTTTGCCTAACAGAAACTGCTAAGAGAGATTCATCTTCCCCAATTAGCTTCTCAGTAGTTGATGACAGAACCATTTGTTCTTCACCAAAGGAGATGCCTACGCAACAACAGGAAGATAAAAAGGTTAGCATATTTGTGATGCTACTAATTTTCATGACGTTTACTCTTGGGATCTAAGGAAGTTTTTATTTTCCAACACAAGTAGTGAAGTTTCAGCAATCCATTTACATGGTCATGCAATCTGCTTCTTGTGCAATTGCTTGCCTTTTGAATATAGTTTTATTTTGTTCAGATGCGAACTTCAGATACTGCAGAATTAAGCAT
This region includes:
- the LOC120107215 gene encoding uncharacterized protein LOC120107215, translating into MAKVMELNKELKELRSCCSFHKHPSPEEIFSSEVDASYEYCAAGPSKSFIQSLMTSPTSMHSLDDDTTPEIGDQLCIGMPAMVLAHEDFTGLPDFGLETDSSNSNQSETAKRDSSSPISFSVVDDRTICSSPKEMPTQQQEDKKMRTSDTAELSISPGDIKKLSYE